One Streptomyces sp. SAI-135 DNA segment encodes these proteins:
- a CDS encoding TetR/AcrR family transcriptional regulator, producing MTEVSTARRSRITPEREAELYEAVLELLREVGYDALTMDAVAARTRSSKATLYRQWGGKAELVAKAVRHSKPGGIGLDEIDTGSLKGDLHALTMRSDDCTMEQNSALMRGLAMAVHGNPDLLKAFREHLVEPEMAEFRRLVQRAIDRGEVRPDNPAIEFMMHMMLGGFAARTMIDELPPTQSFLLSYIDAVVLPALGVPVD from the coding sequence GCGTCGCAGCCGCATCACCCCAGAGCGTGAGGCCGAGCTGTACGAGGCCGTGCTCGAACTGCTCCGGGAGGTCGGCTACGACGCCCTCACCATGGACGCCGTCGCCGCTCGCACCCGTTCCAGCAAGGCCACGCTCTACCGCCAGTGGGGCGGCAAGGCCGAGCTGGTGGCGAAGGCGGTCCGGCACTCCAAGCCGGGCGGTATCGGTCTCGACGAGATCGACACCGGGTCGCTCAAGGGCGACCTGCACGCGCTCACCATGCGCTCGGACGACTGCACCATGGAGCAGAACTCCGCGCTCATGCGGGGCCTGGCCATGGCGGTCCACGGCAACCCGGACCTGCTGAAGGCGTTCCGCGAACATCTCGTCGAACCCGAGATGGCGGAGTTCCGCAGGCTGGTCCAGCGGGCGATCGACCGGGGCGAGGTACGCCCGGACAACCCGGCGATCGAGTTCATGATGCACATGATGCTCGGCGGGTTCGCCGCCCGCACGATGATCGACGAGCTGCCGCCGACCCAGTCCTTCCTGCTTTCGTACATCGACGCCGTGGTCCTCCCCGCCCTCGGCGTTCCGGTCGACTGA